A stretch of the Channa argus isolate prfri chromosome 9, Channa argus male v1.0, whole genome shotgun sequence genome encodes the following:
- the LOC137132672 gene encoding CD209 antigen-like produces the protein MIIWSYCHIIDCVHWSCLCSGPRSSERRFYGAAVLCLGLLSVFLLVGLISLGVHYHNSERGAAAELSTVKANMTELLQDSEKEVSSLTGEKNQLKTSLSSLTAERNQLKTSLSSLTAERDQLKTGLSSLTAERDQLKTSLSSLTREKNQLDARLIEMTKDRDRLESLSRKSCPAGWTMFSWSCYLLSSKSDSWINGRSDCQNKGADLVIINSRAEQVECVCVSMFVRLNKD, from the exons ATGATCATCTGGTCTTACTGTCACATCATTGACTGTGTTCACTGGTCTTGTCtctgttcaggtcccaggagctcagaGAGGAGGTTTTATGgagctgctgttctctgtctggggctgctcagtgttttcctgctggttGGACTCATCAGCCTCggtgtccact ATCATAACTCAGAACGTGGTGCAGCAGCAGAACTCTCCACTGTCAAAGCCAACATGACCGAGCTTCTCCAGGACAGTGAGAAAGAAGTGTCATCTCTGACTGGAGAGAAAAACCAGCTGAAGACCAGTCTGTCCTCCCTCACTGCAGAGAGAAACCAGCTGAAGACCAGTTTGTCTTCTctgacagcagagagagaccagctgaagaCCGGTTTGTCCTCCCTGAcggcagagagagaccagctgaagaCCAGTCTGTCCTCCCTGACTAGAGAGAAGAACCAGCTGGATGCCAGACTCATTGAAATGactaaagacagagacaggcttGAGAGTTTGAGCA GGAAAAGTTGTCCTGCAGGATGGACAATGTTCAGCTGGTCCTGCTATCTTCTCTCCAGTAAGTCTGATTCGTGgataaatggaagaagtgaCTGTCAAAATAAAGGAGCAGATCTGGTGATCATAAACAGCAGAGCAGAACAGgtagagtgtgtttgtgtgtccatgtttgtgCGACTGAACAAGGATTAA
- the LOC137132680 gene encoding CD209 antigen-like isoform X1, producing MIILSYCHIIDCVHWSCLCSGPRSSERGFYRAAVLCLGLLSVFLLVGLIILGVHYHNSECGAAPELSTVKANMTELLQDSEKEVSSLTEEKNQLKTSLSSLTRQKDQLDASLSSLTAERNQLKTSLSSLTAERDQLKTSLSSLTREKDQLDASLSSLTAERNQLKTSLSSLTAERDQLKTSLSSLTREKDQLDASLSSLTAERNQLKTSLSSLTAERNQLKTSLSSLTREKNQLDARLIEMTKDRDKLESLSKRTCPAGWIKFSWSCYLLSNRSDSWTNGKSDCQNKGADLMVINSEDEQKFVINSTIASGFSNLDTWIGLSDTEEEKTWKWIDGTPLSYTQWNVSQPDNGGNQNIEEDCAHIKAYNGKWNDLPCGNSLQWICEKKA from the exons ATGATCATCTTGTCTTACTGTCACATCATTGACTGTGTTCACTGGTCTTGTCtctgttcaggtcccaggagctcagaGAGGGGGTTTTATAgagctgctgttctctgtctggggctgctcagtgttttcctgctggttGGACTCATCATCCTCggtgtccact ATCATAACTCAGAATGTGGTGCAGCACCAGAACTCTCCACTGTCAAAGCCAACATGACCGAGCTTCTCCAGGACAGTGAGAAAGAAGTGTCATCTCTGACTGAAGAGAAAAACCAGCTGAAGACCAGTCTGTCCTCCCTGACTAGACAGAAGGACCAACTGGATGCCAGTCTGTCTTCCCTCACTGCAGAGAGAAACCAGCTGAAGACCAGTTTGTCCTCCctgacagcagagagagaccagctgaagaCCAGTCTGTCCTCCCTGACTagagagaaggaccagctggaTGCCAGTCTGTCTTCCCTCACTGCAGAGAGAAACCAGCTGAAGACCAGTTTGTCCTCCctgacagcagagagagaccagctgaagaCCAGTCTGTCCTCCCTGACTagagagaaggaccagctggaTGCCAGTCTGTCTTCCCTCACTGCAGAGAGAAACCAGCTGAAGACCAGTTTGTCCTCCCTGACAGCAGAGAGAAACCAGCTGAAGACCAGTCTGTCCTCCCTGACTAGAGAGAAGAACCAGCTGGATGCCAGACTCATTGAAATGACTAAAGACAGAGACAAGCTTGAGAGTTTGAGCA AGAGAActtgtcctgcaggatggaTAAAGTTCAGCTGGTCCTGCTATCTTCTCTCTAATAGGTCTGATTCTTggacaaatggaaaaagtgaCTGTCAAAATAAAGGAGCAGATCTGATGGTCATAAACAGTGAAGATGAACAg AAATTTGTCATCAATTCCACCATTGCTTCTGGATTCTCAAACCTGGACACATGGATTGGTTTAAGTGacactgaagaagaaaagacCTGGAAATGGATCGATGGAACTCCACTATCTTACAC GCAGTGGAATGTGAGCCAGCCTGATAATGGGGGAAATCAAAACATTGAAGAGGACTGTGCACATATCAAAGCTTACAATGGAAAGTGGAATGACCTGCCCTGTGGAAATTCTCTGCAATGGATCTGCGAGAAAAAAGCCTAA
- the LOC137132673 gene encoding CD209 antigen-like protein C: MEEIYVNVEYAKSVHSRSSANQTGPRSSERRFYGAAVLCLGLLSVFLLVGLISLGVHYHNSERAAEHLTIKANMTKILQNCEKELSSLTKERDRLLNLTRKTCPAGWTQFSGSCYILSSRSDSWTNGRSDCQNKRADLVIINSAEEQKFLSGFSNVNTWIGLSDRDEEGKWKWVDGTPLTLTYWNQGEPNNRAAEPGEDCAQLQVDKGYKWNDLLCGKTVRWICEKAA; this comes from the exons ATGGAGGAAATATATGTCAACGTTGAATATGCCAAGTCTGTTCACTCGAGATCTTCAGCAAATCAGACTG gtcccaggagctcagaGAGGAGGTTTTATGgagctgctgttctctgtctggggctgctcagtgttttcctgctggttGGACTCATCAGCCTCggtgtccact ATCATAACTCTGAACGTGCAGCAGAACACCTCACTATTAAAGCCAACATGACTAAGATTCTCCAGAATTGTGAGAAAGAACTGTCGTCTCTGACTAAAGAACGAGACAGACTTCTGAATTTGACCA GGAAAActtgtcctgcaggatggaCACAGTTCAGCGGTTCCTGCTATATTCTCTCGAGTAGGTCGGACTCTTGGACAAATGGAAGAAGCGACTGCCAAAATAAAAGAGCAGATCTGGTGATAATAAACAGTGCAGAAGAACag AAATTTCTCTCTGGATTCTCAAACGTGAACACGTGGATTGGTTTGAGTGACAGAGATGAAGAGGGGAAGTGGAAATGGGTCGACGGAACTCCACTGACTTTAAC GTACTGGAATCAAGGGGAGCCCAATAATAGGGCTGCAGAACCTGGAGAAGACTGTGCACAACTGCAAGTCGACAAAGGTTACAAGTGGAATGACCTGCTCTGTGGAAAGACTGTGCGATGGATCTGTGAGAAAGCAGCATAA
- the LOC137132681 gene encoding C-type lectin domain family 4 member A-like encodes MTELLQDSEKELSSLTAERNQLKTSLSSLTREKDQLDARLIEMTKDRDKLESLSKRTCPAGWIKFSWSCYLLSSRSDSWTNGRSDCQNKGADLMVINSEDEQVVCVCVCVSMFVWLNKE; translated from the exons ATGACCGAGCTTCTCCAGGACAGTGAGAAAGAACTGTCATCtctgactgcagagagaaaccAGCTGAAGACCAGTCTGTCCTCCCTGACTagagagaaggaccagctggaTGCCAGACTCATTGAAATGACTAAAGACAGAGACAAGCTTGAGAGTTTGAGCA AGAGAActtgtcctgcaggatggaTAAAGTTCAGCTGGTCCTGCTATCTTCTCTCCAGTAGGTCTGATTCTTGGACAAATGGAAGAAGTGACTGTCAAAATAAAGGAGCAGATCTGATGGTCATAAACAGTGAAGATGAACAggtagtgtgtgtttgtgtgtgtgtgtccatgtttgtgTGGCTGAACAAGGAGTAA
- the LOC137132680 gene encoding CD209 antigen-like isoform X2, with the protein MTELLQDSEKEVSSLTEEKNQLKTSLSSLTRQKDQLDASLSSLTAERNQLKTSLSSLTAERDQLKTSLSSLTREKDQLDASLSSLTAERNQLKTSLSSLTAERDQLKTSLSSLTREKDQLDASLSSLTAERNQLKTSLSSLTAERNQLKTSLSSLTREKNQLDARLIEMTKDRDKLESLSKRTCPAGWIKFSWSCYLLSNRSDSWTNGKSDCQNKGADLMVINSEDEQKFVINSTIASGFSNLDTWIGLSDTEEEKTWKWIDGTPLSYTQWNVSQPDNGGNQNIEEDCAHIKAYNGKWNDLPCGNSLQWICEKKA; encoded by the exons ATGACCGAGCTTCTCCAGGACAGTGAGAAAGAAGTGTCATCTCTGACTGAAGAGAAAAACCAGCTGAAGACCAGTCTGTCCTCCCTGACTAGACAGAAGGACCAACTGGATGCCAGTCTGTCTTCCCTCACTGCAGAGAGAAACCAGCTGAAGACCAGTTTGTCCTCCctgacagcagagagagaccagctgaagaCCAGTCTGTCCTCCCTGACTagagagaaggaccagctggaTGCCAGTCTGTCTTCCCTCACTGCAGAGAGAAACCAGCTGAAGACCAGTTTGTCCTCCctgacagcagagagagaccagctgaagaCCAGTCTGTCCTCCCTGACTagagagaaggaccagctggaTGCCAGTCTGTCTTCCCTCACTGCAGAGAGAAACCAGCTGAAGACCAGTTTGTCCTCCCTGACAGCAGAGAGAAACCAGCTGAAGACCAGTCTGTCCTCCCTGACTAGAGAGAAGAACCAGCTGGATGCCAGACTCATTGAAATGACTAAAGACAGAGACAAGCTTGAGAGTTTGAGCA AGAGAActtgtcctgcaggatggaTAAAGTTCAGCTGGTCCTGCTATCTTCTCTCTAATAGGTCTGATTCTTggacaaatggaaaaagtgaCTGTCAAAATAAAGGAGCAGATCTGATGGTCATAAACAGTGAAGATGAACAg AAATTTGTCATCAATTCCACCATTGCTTCTGGATTCTCAAACCTGGACACATGGATTGGTTTAAGTGacactgaagaagaaaagacCTGGAAATGGATCGATGGAACTCCACTATCTTACAC GCAGTGGAATGTGAGCCAGCCTGATAATGGGGGAAATCAAAACATTGAAGAGGACTGTGCACATATCAAAGCTTACAATGGAAAGTGGAATGACCTGCCCTGTGGAAATTCTCTGCAATGGATCTGCGAGAAAAAAGCCTAA